Proteins encoded in a region of the Chryseobacterium piperi genome:
- a CDS encoding catalase family protein: MPSPKLYNKQFNELTEEEKELLEINKKSISDFVEQSSTISDVNYATRNAHAKTYAVLKGTFKVNSEIPDALLPFFDNEKYELIIRLSNAQMKIKKSKKDFPAYGFSVKIKDENGELLANYPLVNFPLFPVNSVSTFLKLFTSLNHFFINKWSSLFPLMIQMIKAIPSVFTYSFLKNTFRLIGKRNDFFLSFDYHSVGAYRLGDYMIKIKLKPRSPEKNFGKKISTKEAIESYFSSHDYTADVLIQLCYNLKDQPINKLNREWKNSPFIKIGEVKIEKNTLSDPLTSDNELLSFNPFESKTIFQPVGKIQKLRDEAYKVSVQTRRKINKLLHG, from the coding sequence ATGCCAAGTCCAAAATTATATAATAAGCAATTTAATGAACTGACCGAGGAGGAAAAGGAACTCCTTGAAATTAACAAAAAAAGTATTTCGGATTTTGTTGAACAGTCATCTACCATCAGTGATGTGAATTATGCTACAAGGAATGCCCATGCGAAAACCTATGCTGTCTTAAAAGGAACGTTTAAGGTGAATTCAGAAATCCCCGATGCGCTTCTCCCTTTTTTCGATAATGAAAAATACGAACTGATTATCCGTCTTTCCAATGCACAAATGAAAATAAAGAAGTCTAAAAAAGACTTCCCTGCTTATGGCTTTTCAGTGAAGATAAAAGATGAAAACGGAGAGTTATTGGCCAATTATCCATTAGTAAATTTCCCTTTATTTCCTGTAAATTCAGTCAGTACCTTTTTAAAATTATTTACTTCACTTAATCATTTTTTCATTAACAAATGGAGTAGTTTATTTCCATTAATGATCCAAATGATTAAAGCAATACCATCCGTATTCACTTATTCCTTTTTAAAAAATACATTCCGACTGATCGGTAAAAGAAATGACTTTTTTCTATCATTCGATTATCATTCTGTCGGGGCTTATCGTCTGGGCGACTACATGATCAAAATAAAACTCAAGCCAAGATCTCCTGAAAAGAACTTTGGAAAAAAAATAAGTACAAAGGAGGCTATTGAAAGCTATTTTAGCTCACATGATTATACAGCAGATGTATTGATCCAGTTATGCTATAATTTGAAAGATCAGCCTATCAATAAACTCAATCGTGAATGGAAAAACTCACCTTTTATAAAAATCGGAGAGGTGAAAATCGAAAAAAATACATTATCAGATCCCCTTACCAGCGATAATGAACTGCTATCTTTTAATCCGTTTGAAAGCAAAACAATTTTCCAGCCTGTAGGAAAAATACAAAAGCTACGTGATGAAGCGTATAAAGTTTCGGTACAGACCAGACGAAAAATCAATAAATTGTTACATGGATAA
- a CDS encoding TerC/Alx family metal homeostasis membrane protein, translated as MLLLDLGVFNKKSHEVSSKEATIWSVIWISLSMIFSGIVYWVFNQSDGHALAIEKFTQYQAAYWIEKALSVDNLFVFILVFGFFKVPKYLHHKVLFWGIIGALLFRAIFIFAGVGLINLTYLPEMHILGKGVHINVVMMLFGLFLVYAGIKSWGDGGDDEDEDFSNTAGAKLIKSFWKVSDNYDGDKFFTVKNGIKMATPLLVVVGVIEFTDVLFAVDSIPAIFAISDDPFILYTSNIFAILGLRSLYFLLANFIHMFSKLPYGLAIILTFIGVKMLIAPWIHISSPISLGIVGGVLIISVVLSLIFPDKEEDEKEKLGE; from the coding sequence ATGTTACTTCTGGATTTAGGAGTTTTTAATAAAAAGAGCCATGAGGTTTCATCCAAAGAAGCTACGATATGGTCAGTGATATGGATTTCATTATCCATGATTTTTTCAGGAATTGTATACTGGGTCTTCAACCAGTCGGATGGCCATGCCCTGGCAATAGAGAAATTTACTCAATATCAGGCTGCCTATTGGATTGAAAAAGCTCTTTCTGTAGATAACTTATTCGTATTTATTCTCGTTTTTGGCTTCTTTAAAGTTCCAAAATATTTGCACCACAAAGTCTTGTTTTGGGGAATTATTGGGGCGTTATTATTCAGGGCCATATTTATTTTTGCCGGAGTTGGTCTTATCAACCTGACTTATCTGCCTGAGATGCACATTTTAGGTAAAGGAGTGCATATTAATGTGGTGATGATGTTGTTTGGTTTATTCCTTGTGTATGCAGGTATTAAATCATGGGGCGACGGAGGTGATGATGAAGATGAAGATTTCAGTAATACAGCAGGAGCGAAACTGATCAAAAGTTTCTGGAAAGTTTCAGATAATTATGACGGGGATAAATTTTTCACTGTTAAAAATGGAATTAAAATGGCAACACCACTTTTAGTTGTGGTGGGAGTAATTGAGTTTACAGACGTGCTTTTTGCGGTAGATTCGATTCCTGCAATCTTTGCTATTTCCGATGATCCGTTTATTCTTTATACTTCTAATATTTTCGCTATTTTAGGACTTAGATCATTATATTTCCTATTGGCGAATTTCATTCATATGTTCAGCAAGCTGCCATATGGTTTAGCTATTATCTTAACTTTCATTGGAGTTAAAATGTTGATAGCACCGTGGATTCATATTTCGTCTCCGATTTCGCTAGGAATTGTTGGTGGGGTATTGATCATCTCAGTTGTTTTGTCATTGATATTCCCGGATAAGGAGGAAGATGAAAAAGAAAAGCTAGGAGAATAA
- a CDS encoding TerD family protein, producing the protein MAINLQKGQRINLTKENGTTLTQACVGINWGAIEKKSFFFGTKKEAVDLDASCILYDSNKNPTEVIYFGNLKSRNGSVRHSGDDLTGDVDGDDGLDNEVIMVDFNQLDTSVEHVALVLNSYRGQDFGTIPFASIRIYEGTPTNVKEVFAKYDIGNDKSFSGHVAMVMGVFYKRNGEWKFNAVGDPTADRKLEQTIQTVQQKYL; encoded by the coding sequence ATGGCTATTAACTTACAAAAAGGTCAAAGAATTAACCTGACAAAGGAAAACGGAACGACCCTTACCCAAGCTTGTGTTGGAATAAACTGGGGGGCGATCGAGAAAAAAAGCTTCTTCTTTGGAACTAAAAAAGAGGCAGTAGACTTAGATGCGAGCTGTATCTTATATGATTCAAATAAAAATCCGACTGAAGTTATTTACTTTGGAAACCTGAAATCTAGAAATGGTTCAGTAAGACACAGCGGAGATGATTTAACTGGTGATGTAGATGGTGATGATGGACTTGATAATGAAGTGATTATGGTGGATTTCAATCAATTGGATACTAGTGTTGAGCATGTTGCTTTGGTGCTTAATAGCTACAGGGGGCAGGACTTCGGAACCATTCCTTTTGCTTCGATCCGTATCTACGAGGGAACACCTACGAATGTAAAAGAAGTTTTTGCCAAATATGATATTGGGAACGACAAATCTTTTAGCGGGCATGTTGCTATGGTAATGGGTGTCTTTTATAAGCGAAATGGAGAATGGAAGTTCAATGCTGTTGGAGATCCTACTGCTGACAGAAAACTGGAACAGACTATTCAAACAGTTCAGCAAAAATATTTATAA
- a CDS encoding toxic anion resistance protein has protein sequence MSDIQPIPNPNPGLVDRDGNVNLEKLAGEERQKYEMMANSIDETNPGSIVNYGSELQKTLANQSDSFLGNVRRSNSGEVGELINNLLIELNYVDVDELNGNKVKGFLSRLPFMKKMMTQVENLFTKYDKIVNNIDQISYKVNAGIITSTKDNAVLQTIFDSNVNSIKQIEDLVIAGNLRMQRASEELAEMEANVENYADYQIADKRDFIARLDRRMADLKVVRLIIMQSLPQIRLVQNNNVSIAEKAQTILTTTLPVWKNQLSLAVAMHRQQQNIEIQQKVSSTTEEILRKNAERLGQNSRNVAKANEQTIVSAETLKETTSMLINTLNEVKQIQKQGAENRRKLDQDLQTLESELKANIRG, from the coding sequence ATGTCAGATATTCAACCAATCCCCAATCCCAATCCCGGTTTAGTCGATAGAGATGGAAACGTGAATTTAGAAAAATTAGCAGGAGAAGAGCGCCAGAAATATGAAATGATGGCAAATTCTATTGATGAGACCAATCCCGGCTCTATTGTTAATTATGGATCTGAACTTCAAAAAACATTAGCCAACCAGAGTGATAGCTTTTTAGGAAATGTCAGAAGATCAAATTCAGGAGAAGTAGGTGAGCTGATTAATAATTTATTGATCGAACTTAACTATGTAGATGTAGATGAATTGAATGGAAATAAAGTCAAAGGCTTTTTGAGCAGGCTTCCATTCATGAAGAAAATGATGACGCAGGTAGAAAATCTATTTACCAAATACGATAAGATTGTCAACAATATTGACCAAATCTCTTATAAAGTGAATGCAGGAATTATCACTTCTACAAAAGATAATGCTGTATTACAAACAATTTTTGACAGTAATGTAAACTCTATCAAGCAGATTGAAGATCTTGTGATTGCAGGAAATCTGAGAATGCAAAGAGCTTCTGAAGAGCTTGCTGAAATGGAAGCAAATGTTGAGAATTATGCCGATTATCAGATTGCTGATAAAAGAGATTTTATTGCAAGATTAGACCGCAGAATGGCAGATCTTAAAGTGGTTCGTTTGATTATAATGCAGTCTCTTCCACAAATCAGATTGGTACAGAATAATAACGTTTCAATTGCAGAGAAAGCGCAGACTATTCTTACCACGACTTTACCGGTGTGGAAAAATCAGCTTTCACTGGCAGTGGCGATGCACAGACAGCAACAAAATATAGAAATTCAGCAGAAAGTATCTTCTACAACAGAAGAGATTTTGAGAAAGAATGCTGAACGTCTTGGACAGAACTCAAGAAATGTGGCGAAGGCCAATGAGCAAACCATCGTATCTGCTGAAACATTGAAAGAAACGACGTCAATGCTTATTAACACGTTGAATGAAGTTAAACAGATCCAGAAACAGGGAGCGGAAAACAGAAGAAAACTGGATCAGGATCTTCAGACGTTGGAAAGTGAATTGAAAGCAAATATTAGAGGTTAA
- a CDS encoding TerD family protein yields MAINLQKGQRENINAPKFTVGLGWDTNNTSTGAAFDLDASLFLLGENKKLVSDNHFVFYNNLESPDKAVLHTGDNLTGDGDGDDEQVKIDLTKIDPAVKEIIVVVTIHEAESRKQNFGQVRNSFIRIFNSDTNEELLKYELDEDFSIETAVEFGRIYNRNGEWKFEAVGNGQREGLEKFVSIYQ; encoded by the coding sequence ATGGCTATTAATTTGCAAAAAGGACAAAGAGAAAATATAAATGCACCAAAATTTACTGTAGGTTTAGGATGGGATACTAATAACACTTCTACAGGAGCAGCTTTTGATTTAGATGCTTCTTTATTTTTATTAGGAGAAAACAAAAAATTGGTTTCAGACAATCATTTTGTTTTTTATAACAACCTTGAGTCTCCTGATAAAGCAGTACTTCATACAGGTGATAACCTAACAGGTGATGGCGATGGCGATGATGAGCAGGTTAAAATTGATTTAACGAAAATTGATCCTGCTGTAAAAGAAATTATCGTTGTTGTTACAATTCATGAAGCTGAATCAAGAAAACAAAATTTTGGACAGGTAAGAAATTCTTTTATCAGAATTTTTAATTCGGATACGAATGAAGAGCTTTTAAAATATGAACTGGATGAAGATTTCTCTATTGAAACGGCTGTTGAATTCGGAAGAATTTATAACAGAAACGGAGAATGGAAGTTTGAGGCAGTAGGAAATGGGCAAAGAGAGGGACTTGAGAAGTTTGTATCAATTTATCAATAA
- a CDS encoding SulP family inorganic anion transporter, with protein sequence MDTYTNIFSFSKKINYKNELLAGFTVAMTMIPESLSFAILAGLSPLTGLYAAFLMGLITAVFGGRPGMVSGGAGATVVVLIALAKSHGVEYLFAAVALAGIFQILVGVFKLGKFVRLIPQPVMYGFLNGLAVIIFMAQVEQFKMTDSNGVVSWLQGASLYNMAGLTALTIGIVYFFPKITKAVPASLIAIIIVFALVFGLGIHTKTVGDIGHISGNLPQFHIPKVPFSLETLNIIFPYALIMSGVGLIESLLTLSMVDEITNSKGNANRESIAQGIANMTNGFFGGMGGCAMVAQTLVNLNAGSRARLSGIIASITILGIILFGAPFIEKIPMAALVGVMMMVAISTFQWVSIRIVNKMPKSDIFVGITVALITIVLHNLALAVLVGVVISALVFAWDNAKRIRAIKYIDDNGVKYYEIFGPLFFGSVTAFADKFDPANDPDKVIVDFKESRVVDMSAVDALDKLSKRYHQYNKTLHLRHLSEDCRKILKNAEAVIDVSIQDDPTYKVMPER encoded by the coding sequence ATGGATACCTATACAAATATTTTTAGTTTCTCTAAAAAAATAAATTATAAGAATGAACTGTTAGCAGGGTTTACCGTAGCCATGACGATGATTCCAGAATCTCTTTCATTCGCTATCCTGGCAGGTTTATCGCCCCTCACAGGACTATATGCTGCCTTTCTTATGGGGCTGATTACGGCTGTTTTTGGTGGACGCCCAGGAATGGTTTCCGGTGGTGCCGGTGCAACAGTGGTAGTGTTGATTGCTTTGGCCAAATCTCATGGAGTGGAATATTTGTTTGCAGCAGTAGCTCTTGCCGGAATTTTCCAGATCTTGGTAGGTGTTTTTAAGCTGGGGAAATTTGTCCGTTTAATTCCTCAACCTGTTATGTATGGATTTCTAAATGGTTTGGCGGTTATTATTTTTATGGCTCAGGTTGAACAATTTAAAATGACAGATAGTAATGGAGTGGTAAGCTGGCTGCAGGGTGCTTCTTTATATAATATGGCCGGACTCACAGCTCTAACTATTGGTATTGTTTATTTTTTTCCAAAGATTACCAAAGCGGTTCCTGCTTCTTTAATTGCTATCATCATTGTATTTGCTCTGGTTTTTGGATTAGGTATTCATACCAAGACCGTGGGGGATATAGGACATATCAGTGGAAATCTGCCTCAATTTCATATTCCGAAAGTTCCCTTTTCATTAGAAACACTAAATATTATTTTTCCATATGCTTTGATCATGTCGGGTGTAGGATTAATAGAGTCTTTACTTACCCTATCTATGGTTGATGAAATTACCAATTCCAAAGGGAATGCGAACCGGGAATCCATAGCCCAGGGAATTGCTAATATGACCAATGGTTTTTTTGGAGGGATGGGAGGCTGTGCCATGGTGGCACAAACTTTAGTTAATCTCAATGCCGGCTCCAGAGCCCGATTATCAGGCATTATTGCATCCATTACGATTCTGGGTATTATTTTATTTGGAGCTCCCTTTATTGAGAAGATACCAATGGCTGCTCTTGTGGGGGTAATGATGATGGTTGCCATAAGTACTTTTCAATGGGTTTCCATTAGGATTGTCAATAAAATGCCTAAGTCTGACATATTTGTTGGGATAACGGTGGCTTTAATAACGATTGTATTACACAATCTTGCTTTGGCTGTTTTAGTTGGCGTAGTGATTTCTGCTTTGGTTTTTGCATGGGATAACGCAAAGAGAATCAGGGCGATAAAATATATTGATGACAACGGGGTCAAATATTATGAAATATTTGGGCCTTTATTTTTTGGCTCTGTCACTGCATTTGCAGATAAGTTTGATCCGGCCAACGATCCGGATAAGGTAATCGTAGATTTTAAGGAGAGCAGGGTTGTTGATATGAGTGCCGTTGACGCGTTAGATAAACTCTCTAAGCGCTATCACCAATACAATAAAACATTGCATTTGCGCCATTTAAGTGAAGACTGTAGAAAGATCCTGAAAAATGCAGAAGCAGTCATTGATGTGAGCATCCAGGATGACCCTACCTATAAAGTAATGCCTGAAAGGTGA
- a CDS encoding transposase has product MLYKDIHIGQFIKERVEDKEITIERICNFLNKDEEFVEKVYVSKSIDTEVLLRFSKLLEYDFFRLYSSHLILYAPPAAVNKNTEKSEKIPYFRKNIYTQEIKEFIIKRIQSGEMSLGEVIKEYSIPKSTLHRWMQKIDTPNK; this is encoded by the coding sequence ATGTTATACAAAGATATACATATAGGACAATTCATTAAAGAGCGTGTTGAAGATAAAGAAATTACCATCGAAAGGATTTGTAATTTTTTAAATAAAGACGAAGAGTTTGTTGAAAAGGTTTATGTCAGCAAATCAATAGACACTGAGGTTTTACTGCGTTTTAGTAAATTACTGGAATATGACTTTTTCAGACTATACAGTTCCCACCTTATTTTATATGCACCTCCAGCTGCAGTTAATAAAAACACTGAGAAATCAGAGAAAATTCCTTATTTCCGAAAAAATATCTACACTCAGGAAATCAAAGAATTTATTATCAAACGAATTCAATCTGGAGAAATGAGCCTGGGTGAAGTCATCAAAGAATATTCTATTCCTAAAAGTACGCTTCACCGCTGGATGCAAAAAATTGATACACCTAATAAATAG